A single Amia ocellicauda isolate fAmiCal2 chromosome 9, fAmiCal2.hap1, whole genome shotgun sequence DNA region contains:
- the alad gene encoding delta-aminolevulinic acid dehydratase isoform X1, with translation MQSASSLLHSGYFHPTLRAWQSCASDLRPSNLIYPIFITDSPDAVEPIASLPGQARYGVNKLEGMLRPLVEAGLKCVLIFGVPAKIAKDGHGSGADSEDTPAIQAVRKLRSLFPELLLACDVCLCPYTAHGHCGILREDGSLDNEASCLRLADVAVAYAQAGCHIIAPSDMMDGRIGAIKQALISNNLGNKVSVMSYSAKFASCYYGPFRDAAQSKPAFGDRRCYQLPPGARGLALRAVDRDVREGADVLMVKPGLPYLDIVREVKDKHCAVPLAVYHVSGEFAMLWHGAQAGAFELRAAVMEAMTAFRRAGADIIITYYTPQLLTWLKEM, from the exons ATGCAGTCGGCCTCCTCTCTCCTGCACAGTGGGTATTTCCACCCCACCCTGCGCGCCTGGCAGAGCTGCGCCTCCGACCTGCGGCCCAGCAACCTCATCTACCCCATCTTCATCAC GGACAGTCCTGATGCTGTGGAGCCCATCGCCAGCCTGCCCGGCCAGGCCAG GTATGGGGTCAACAAGCTGGAGGGGATGCTGCGCCCTCTGGTGGAGGCAGGACTGAAGTGCGTCCTGATCTTCGGGGTTCCGGCAAAGATCGCCAAG GATGGCCATGGCTCGGGTGCAGACTCTGAGGACACCCCTGCCATCCAGGCTGTGCGGAAGCTACGCTCCCTGTTCCCTGAGCTGCTGCTGGCCTGTGACGTCTGTCTGTGTCCCTACACCGCCCACGGGCACTGTG GGATCCTGCGTGAAGATGGTTCCCTTGACAACGAGGCGAGCTGTCTGCGGCTGGCAGACGTGGCAGTGGCGTACGCACAGGCGG gctgTCACATCATCGCTCCCTCAGACATGATGGATGGGCGCATTGGAGCCATCAAGCAGGCCCTGATCTCCAACAACCTGggtaacaag gTGTCAGTGATGAGCTACAGTGCCAAGTTTGCCTCCTGCTACTACGGTCCCTTCAG GGATGCAGCCCAGTCAAAGCCTGCGTTTGGTGACCGGCGCTGTTACCAGCTGCCGCCGGGGGCGCGCGGCCTGGCACTACGTGCCGTG GACCGAGACGTCAGAGAGGGGGCCGATGTGCTGATGGTGAAGCCTGGGCTGCCGTATCTGGACATTGTGAGAGAGGTCAAGGACAAG CACTGTGCGGTGCCGCTGGCAGTGTACCACGTGTCTGGGGAGTTTGCCATGCTGTGGCATGGGGCGCAGGCCGGCGCCTTTGAGCTTCGCGCCGCTGTGATGGAGGCCATGACTGCCTTCCGCAGAGCTG gAGCTGACATCATCATCACCTACTACACCCCCCAGCTTCTAACCTGGCTGAAGGAGATGTGA
- the rnf208 gene encoding RING finger protein 208 produces the protein MSCLRRQTVSIPMDTVKIIQSEKFPHECAAPPPRYAPPPRVAWGGEGEVIVNQACGDLGLDGINATPMVSPPPPPPSRRERGYLAQRKASAAELCYHNQYHCKMDDVIVNQYVLRSAVSAPCEPLECPTCGHTYNFTGKRPRILSCLHSVCEECLQILYESCPKYKFISCPTCRRETVLFTDYGLAALAVNTSILSRLPAEGGLGPANPVQWGGDSDRSCYQTVRQYCQSACTCQLGNPLSSCAIM, from the coding sequence ATGTCCTGCCTGCGCCGCCAGACCGTGTCTATCCCCATGGACACCGTGAAGATCATCCAATCAGAGAAGTTCCCCCATGAGTGTGCCGCCCCCCCGCCACGCTATGCGCCACCCCCGCGCGTGGCCTGGGGGGGGGAAGGGGAAGTGATTGTGAACCAGGCTTGTGGAGACCTGGGCCTGGACGGCATCAATGCCACCCCCATGGTGTCGCCGCCACCGCCACCCCCGTCCCGCCGGGAGAGGGGCTACCTGGCCCAGCGCAAGGCCAGTGCAGCTGAACTGTGCTACCACAACCAGTACCACTGCAAGATGGACGATGTCATCGTCAACCAGTACGTGCTGCGGTCCGCCGTGTCCGCGCCATGCGAGCCCCTAGAGTGCCCCACCTGCGGCCACACCTACAACTTCACGGGCAAGCGGCCGCGCATCCTGTCCTGCCTGCATTCGGTGTGCGAGGAATGTCTGCAGATCCTGTACGAGTCCTGCCCCAAGTACAAGTTCATCTCCTGCCCCACCTGCCGCCGCGAGACTGTGCTGTTCACTGATTATGGTCTAGCTGCGCTGGCCGTCAACACCAGCATCCTGAGCCGCCTGCCGGCTGAGGGGGGGCTGGGCCCGGCCAACCCTGTGCAGTGGGGGGGCGACTCGGACCGCAGCTGCTACCAGACTGTGCGGCAGTACTGTCAGTCTGCCTGCACCTGCCAGCTGGGCAACCCACTGTCTTCCTGCGCCATCATGTAG
- the alad gene encoding delta-aminolevulinic acid dehydratase isoform X2 → MQSASSLLHSGYFHPTLRAWQSCASDLRPSNLIYPIFITYGVNKLEGMLRPLVEAGLKCVLIFGVPAKIAKDGHGSGADSEDTPAIQAVRKLRSLFPELLLACDVCLCPYTAHGHCGILREDGSLDNEASCLRLADVAVAYAQAGCHIIAPSDMMDGRIGAIKQALISNNLGNKVSVMSYSAKFASCYYGPFRDAAQSKPAFGDRRCYQLPPGARGLALRAVDRDVREGADVLMVKPGLPYLDIVREVKDKHCAVPLAVYHVSGEFAMLWHGAQAGAFELRAAVMEAMTAFRRAGADIIITYYTPQLLTWLKEM, encoded by the exons ATGCAGTCGGCCTCCTCTCTCCTGCACAGTGGGTATTTCCACCCCACCCTGCGCGCCTGGCAGAGCTGCGCCTCCGACCTGCGGCCCAGCAACCTCATCTACCCCATCTTCATCAC GTATGGGGTCAACAAGCTGGAGGGGATGCTGCGCCCTCTGGTGGAGGCAGGACTGAAGTGCGTCCTGATCTTCGGGGTTCCGGCAAAGATCGCCAAG GATGGCCATGGCTCGGGTGCAGACTCTGAGGACACCCCTGCCATCCAGGCTGTGCGGAAGCTACGCTCCCTGTTCCCTGAGCTGCTGCTGGCCTGTGACGTCTGTCTGTGTCCCTACACCGCCCACGGGCACTGTG GGATCCTGCGTGAAGATGGTTCCCTTGACAACGAGGCGAGCTGTCTGCGGCTGGCAGACGTGGCAGTGGCGTACGCACAGGCGG gctgTCACATCATCGCTCCCTCAGACATGATGGATGGGCGCATTGGAGCCATCAAGCAGGCCCTGATCTCCAACAACCTGggtaacaag gTGTCAGTGATGAGCTACAGTGCCAAGTTTGCCTCCTGCTACTACGGTCCCTTCAG GGATGCAGCCCAGTCAAAGCCTGCGTTTGGTGACCGGCGCTGTTACCAGCTGCCGCCGGGGGCGCGCGGCCTGGCACTACGTGCCGTG GACCGAGACGTCAGAGAGGGGGCCGATGTGCTGATGGTGAAGCCTGGGCTGCCGTATCTGGACATTGTGAGAGAGGTCAAGGACAAG CACTGTGCGGTGCCGCTGGCAGTGTACCACGTGTCTGGGGAGTTTGCCATGCTGTGGCATGGGGCGCAGGCCGGCGCCTTTGAGCTTCGCGCCGCTGTGATGGAGGCCATGACTGCCTTCCGCAGAGCTG gAGCTGACATCATCATCACCTACTACACCCCCCAGCTTCTAACCTGGCTGAAGGAGATGTGA